In the genome of Kitasatospora cathayae, one region contains:
- a CDS encoding IS481 family transposase yields the protein MSHRNARLTVHGRRLLVERVRAGRPVAHVAAEMGISRTTAHKWVRRWRAEGEAGLHDRPSRPHTTPHRTPDAIEARICDLRRERKLGPARIGPIIGLPASTVHRILTRHGLNRLRWMDRPTGQVIRRYERERPGELVHVDIKKLGNIPDGGGHRVMDRQAGESNRHATTGLRTPSGTPKIGYSHIHTAVDDHTRLAYSEILPDERKETAVGFWQRAQDFFASLGITVERVLTDNGSCYKSHLWRDTLRASGIAHKRTRPYRPQTNGKVERFNRTLLDEWAYQRPYTSNQERAEALPDFLHRYNYHRCHTALGGQPPISRVNNPAGQYT from the coding sequence GTGTCCCACCGTAACGCCCGCCTGACCGTGCACGGCAGGCGGCTCCTCGTCGAGCGCGTCCGAGCGGGACGGCCGGTCGCGCACGTGGCTGCCGAGATGGGAATCTCCCGCACCACCGCACACAAGTGGGTCCGACGGTGGCGCGCGGAGGGCGAGGCAGGCCTGCACGACCGCCCCAGCAGGCCGCACACCACCCCGCACCGCACCCCGGACGCGATCGAGGCCCGGATCTGCGACCTGCGACGGGAGCGCAAGCTAGGCCCCGCCCGGATCGGGCCGATCATCGGCCTGCCCGCCTCCACGGTTCACCGGATCCTCACCCGGCACGGCCTGAACCGGCTGCGGTGGATGGACCGGCCCACCGGACAGGTCATCCGCCGGTACGAACGCGAGCGCCCCGGCGAACTGGTCCACGTCGACATCAAGAAGCTCGGCAACATCCCCGACGGCGGCGGCCACCGCGTCATGGACCGCCAGGCCGGCGAGAGCAACCGCCACGCCACCACCGGCCTGCGGACCCCGAGCGGGACACCGAAGATCGGCTACAGCCACATCCACACCGCCGTCGACGACCACACCCGCCTGGCCTACAGCGAGATCCTTCCCGACGAACGCAAGGAGACCGCGGTCGGGTTCTGGCAGCGGGCCCAGGACTTCTTCGCCAGCCTGGGCATCACCGTCGAACGCGTCCTGACCGACAACGGTTCCTGCTACAAGTCGCACCTGTGGCGCGACACCCTGCGGGCATCGGGCATCGCCCACAAGCGCACCCGCCCCTACCGCCCGCAGACCAACGGCAAGGTCGAACGCTTCAACCGCACCCTGCTCGACGAGTGGGCCTACCAGCGCCCCTACACCAGCAACCAGGAACGAGCCGAAGCGCTGCCCGACTTCCTCCACCGCTACAACTACCATCGCTGCCACACCGCACTCGGAGGACAACCCCCGATCAGCCGCGTCAACAACCCTGCGGGTCAATACACCTAG